A part of Pantoea vagans genomic DNA contains:
- a CDS encoding NAD-dependent succinate-semialdehyde dehydrogenase: protein MSRLQLKDSDLLRQQALFAGRWQDAHQGATLPVTDPATGETLATIPALGRAETEQAIAYAETVRISWGKTTNASRAALLEKWHQLIIEHADDLAIIMTAEQGKPLAEARGEVLYGASFVKWFAEEARRIYGDTIPAPSDDRRILVLKQPVGVAAAITPWNFPIAMITRKVAPALAAGCPIIVKPSELTPLSALALAVLAERAGFPSGVLQVLTGLPTEIGAALTESRTVRKISFTGSTRIGQLLMQQSADSIKRLSLELGGNAPLIVFDDADIEIAVAGVMLSKFRNAGQTCVCANRILVQRNIYPRFTARLLEAVATLKVGDGFAPDSTIGPLINPRAVEKVNGHIDDALSQGATLLTGGISQGNGTFVQPTVLGDVTSSMRIAHEETFGPVAPLFIFDDEDEAIAMANDTPYGLGAYFFTESIRRAWRVAEALEFGMVGFNTGAISLEVAPFGGVKLSGIGREGSRYGIDEYLEQKTFHIGSL from the coding sequence ATGTCGCGATTACAACTTAAAGACAGCGATCTGTTGCGCCAGCAGGCGCTGTTTGCCGGACGCTGGCAGGATGCACATCAGGGTGCCACGCTGCCGGTTACCGATCCCGCCACGGGCGAAACGCTGGCGACCATACCGGCGCTGGGCCGTGCTGAAACAGAGCAGGCGATAGCCTATGCGGAAACGGTTCGCATCAGCTGGGGAAAAACCACTAACGCCAGCCGTGCCGCGCTGCTGGAAAAATGGCATCAGCTGATTATTGAACATGCTGACGACCTGGCGATCATCATGACCGCAGAGCAGGGAAAACCGCTGGCGGAAGCCAGGGGCGAAGTGCTCTACGGGGCCAGCTTTGTGAAATGGTTCGCGGAAGAGGCGCGCCGTATCTATGGCGACACCATTCCCGCGCCCAGTGACGACCGGCGCATTCTGGTGCTGAAACAGCCGGTAGGCGTTGCCGCCGCCATCACACCCTGGAACTTCCCGATAGCGATGATCACCCGCAAGGTGGCCCCCGCGCTGGCCGCCGGATGCCCGATTATCGTCAAACCCTCTGAATTAACGCCGCTCTCGGCACTGGCCCTCGCGGTGCTGGCAGAGCGTGCCGGTTTCCCGTCAGGCGTATTACAGGTGCTGACCGGCCTGCCCACGGAGATTGGCGCGGCACTGACTGAAAGCCGCACGGTACGTAAAATCTCCTTCACCGGCTCGACCCGCATCGGGCAGCTATTAATGCAGCAGAGCGCTGACAGCATCAAACGTCTGAGCCTGGAGCTGGGCGGCAACGCGCCGCTGATCGTGTTCGATGATGCCGACATCGAGATTGCGGTCGCGGGCGTCATGCTCAGCAAGTTCCGCAACGCCGGGCAGACCTGCGTCTGCGCCAACCGCATCCTGGTACAGCGCAACATCTATCCGCGCTTCACCGCGCGACTGCTGGAGGCGGTCGCCACCCTGAAAGTGGGTGATGGCTTTGCGCCCGACAGCACCATTGGTCCGCTGATCAACCCACGCGCGGTAGAGAAGGTGAATGGTCACATCGATGATGCGCTCAGCCAGGGTGCCACGCTGCTGACCGGCGGCATCAGCCAGGGCAATGGTACTTTTGTTCAGCCTACGGTGCTTGGCGATGTTACGTCCAGCATGCGCATTGCCCATGAAGAGACATTCGGTCCGGTCGCGCCGCTGTTTATCTTTGATGATGAGGATGAGGCCATCGCAATGGCGAATGACACGCCCTACGGACTGGGCGCCTACTTCTTTACCGAAAGTATCCGGCGGGCCTGGCGGGTGGCGGAAGCGCTGGAGTTTGGCATGGTCGGCTTTAATACCGGCGCGATTTCTCTTGAAGTTGCCCCCTTTGGTGGCGTGAAACTTTCCGGTATTGGCCGGGAAGGATCCCGCTACGGAATTGATGAATATCTGGAACAGAAAACTTTTCACATTGGCAGTCTGTAA
- the cbl gene encoding HTH-type transcriptional regulator Cbl — MNFQQLKIIREAARCEFNLTEVANTLFTSQSGVSRHIRDLEDELGVEIFIRRGKRLLGMTEPGKALLTIAERILDEAGKVRRLADVFTNETSGILTIATTHTQARYSLPKIIKAFRQLYPNVRLELNQGSPQEIVTMLLAGEADIGIASEMLVNNSSLAAFPWFSWHHALLVPKDHELVQNQPVSLSTLSRYPLITYRQGITGRSRVDRAFQSAGLKPDIVLSAQDSDVVKTYVKLGLGVGILADQACETEESEELVRIDATHLFDASTVWLGLKRGQLQRNYVWQFLELCNANLSLEEIKRQALSYSNDDEPVIDFQI, encoded by the coding sequence GTGAATTTCCAGCAGCTTAAAATCATCCGCGAGGCGGCCCGCTGTGAGTTTAACTTAACGGAAGTCGCTAATACGCTGTTTACTTCTCAGTCAGGTGTCAGTCGGCACATTCGTGACCTGGAAGATGAGCTGGGTGTTGAGATTTTTATTCGTCGCGGTAAGCGCCTGCTGGGAATGACCGAACCGGGTAAAGCGCTGCTGACCATCGCCGAACGCATCCTCGATGAAGCAGGGAAAGTACGACGTCTGGCCGATGTCTTTACTAATGAAACCAGCGGCATCCTGACTATTGCAACGACCCATACTCAGGCGCGCTACAGCCTGCCGAAAATCATTAAAGCGTTTCGTCAGCTCTATCCCAACGTTCGTCTGGAACTCAACCAGGGATCGCCGCAGGAAATTGTCACCATGCTGCTGGCGGGTGAAGCGGACATCGGCATCGCCAGTGAAATGCTGGTCAATAACAGCAGTCTGGCGGCATTCCCCTGGTTCAGCTGGCATCATGCGTTACTGGTGCCGAAAGATCATGAGCTGGTGCAGAATCAACCGGTTTCACTGAGCACCCTCAGCCGTTATCCCCTCATTACTTACCGCCAGGGTATCACCGGCCGTTCGCGGGTTGACCGTGCCTTCCAGTCGGCGGGTTTAAAACCGGACATTGTGCTCAGCGCCCAGGACTCCGACGTGGTGAAAACCTACGTTAAACTTGGTCTCGGCGTCGGGATACTGGCCGATCAGGCGTGTGAAACGGAAGAGAGTGAAGAGCTGGTACGCATCGACGCCACGCATCTGTTTGATGCCAGCACCGTCTGGCTCGGCCTCAAGCGTGGACAGCTGCAGCGTAATTATGTCTGGCAGTTCCTGGAACTCTGCAATGCAAACCTGTCGCTGGAGGAGATCAAACGTCAGGCACTCTCCTACAGTAATGACGACGAACCGGTCATCGACTTCCAGATTTAA
- a CDS encoding sugar ABC transporter substrate-binding protein produces the protein MNIKKTIVASLLACMLPAAVMAKDISVGVSMALFDDNFLTILRTSMQKEMQKDGVKGQVEDAKGDVSQQLQQVQNFIGQGVDALIVNPVDTNAVKPIMDQASKAGIPLVFVNRRPGAELTGKMAYVGSDSELAGRLQMEALAKAMNGKGNVAILMGDLANESTRDRTKGVEEVAAKYPGIKIVQKQTAKFTRNDAVDVVSNWMTAGDEINAIASNNDEMAIGALQALGKNPNKILIAGVDGTPDALQMLKQGKMVATVFQDAKGQGEGSVQTAIKLVKGEQVQKIINIPYQLITKENMEQFTQRNLK, from the coding sequence ATGAACATTAAAAAAACGATTGTCGCCTCACTGTTAGCCTGCATGTTACCTGCCGCGGTTATGGCAAAAGATATCTCAGTGGGCGTCTCGATGGCGCTGTTTGATGACAACTTCCTGACGATTCTGCGTACGTCAATGCAGAAAGAGATGCAGAAGGATGGTGTTAAAGGCCAGGTTGAGGATGCAAAAGGCGACGTTTCACAGCAGCTTCAGCAGGTTCAGAACTTCATCGGCCAGGGTGTTGATGCCCTGATCGTTAACCCGGTCGACACCAACGCGGTGAAACCAATTATGGATCAGGCAAGCAAAGCGGGCATTCCGCTGGTCTTTGTTAACCGCCGTCCAGGGGCTGAACTCACCGGCAAAATGGCCTATGTGGGTTCCGATTCAGAACTGGCCGGGCGGTTACAGATGGAAGCGCTGGCGAAAGCAATGAACGGCAAAGGCAACGTCGCCATTCTGATGGGTGACCTGGCGAATGAATCGACTCGCGACCGTACCAAAGGCGTGGAAGAAGTGGCCGCTAAATATCCTGGCATCAAAATTGTTCAGAAGCAGACCGCCAAATTTACCCGTAACGACGCGGTGGATGTGGTCAGTAACTGGATGACGGCCGGTGATGAAATCAATGCTATCGCGTCGAACAACGATGAAATGGCAATCGGTGCGCTGCAGGCACTGGGTAAAAACCCGAACAAAATCCTGATTGCTGGCGTCGATGGTACACCTGATGCGCTGCAGATGCTGAAGCAGGGCAAGATGGTCGCCACCGTATTCCAGGATGCGAAGGGCCAGGGTGAAGGCTCAGTACAGACGGCGATCAAACTGGTGAAAGGCGAACAAGTCCAGAAAATTATCAACATCCCTTACCAGCTGATTACCAAAGAAAATATGGAACAGTTTACCCAGCGTAACCTGAAATAA
- the nac gene encoding nitrogen assimilation transcriptional regulator NAC, which produces MNLRRLKYFVKIVDIGSLTQAAEVLHIAQPALSQQVATLENELDQQLLIRTKRGVTPTEAGKILYGHARTILRQCEQAQTAVINAGQVLSGQVSIGLAPGTAASSLTMPLLQTVRDQFPEVLVYLHENSGSVLNEKVMNGQLDMAVLYDRAPTAGINSMPLMKEDLFLVGATDYPGASVDLADVAQMSLFLPRDYSAVRKRVDEAFSLRRLSARIIGEIESISTLTAAISSGMGVTVLPESAARALVGSTDAWMSRINSPSLSLPLSLNISARLPLSPSAQAVKNILLSLLNKPLNEERELMLVG; this is translated from the coding sequence ATGAATTTAAGACGACTGAAGTACTTCGTGAAAATCGTCGATATCGGCAGTCTGACGCAGGCAGCGGAAGTGCTGCACATCGCGCAGCCTGCACTCAGTCAGCAGGTGGCAACGCTGGAGAATGAGCTGGATCAGCAGCTACTGATCCGCACCAAGCGCGGCGTCACGCCAACGGAAGCCGGAAAGATTCTCTATGGTCATGCGCGTACTATTCTGCGCCAGTGCGAGCAGGCCCAGACGGCGGTCATTAATGCCGGTCAGGTGCTGAGCGGCCAGGTATCAATTGGTCTGGCACCCGGCACAGCAGCCTCCTCGCTGACCATGCCGCTGCTGCAAACCGTTCGCGATCAGTTTCCTGAAGTACTGGTCTACCTGCACGAAAACAGCGGCAGCGTGCTGAATGAGAAAGTGATGAACGGTCAGCTGGATATGGCGGTACTGTACGATCGCGCTCCGACTGCCGGCATCAACAGCATGCCGCTGATGAAAGAAGATCTCTTCCTGGTCGGCGCTACCGACTACCCAGGTGCCAGCGTCGATCTGGCCGATGTAGCGCAGATGAGCCTGTTTTTACCACGCGACTACAGCGCAGTGCGCAAACGGGTTGATGAGGCCTTTTCACTGCGTCGCCTGAGTGCGCGCATCATTGGTGAGATCGAATCGATTTCAACCCTGACCGCAGCCATTTCCAGCGGCATGGGTGTCACCGTGTTACCTGAATCGGCCGCCCGTGCGCTGGTAGGTTCAACCGATGCCTGGATGTCCCGCATCAACAGCCCGTCACTGAGTCTTCCGCTGTCGCTGAACATCTCAGCCCGTCTGCCGCTGTCGCCTTCTGCACAGGCCGTTAAAAATATCCTGCTGTCGCTGCTGAATAAGCCGCTTAATGAGGAGCGGGAGTTGATGTTAGTGGGGTAG
- a CDS encoding haloacid dehalogenase type II, whose amino-acid sequence MALFKPKFITFDCYGTLIRFDMAGAAERCFSNRVDPEAMHAFTADFASYRLDEVLGAWKPYYDVVSNAIQRTCKKWGVKWDKADSDFIYTDCASWGPHLDVPAGLAKVAKEFPLVLLTNSMKDLIPHHIPRLGAPIHMTITAEEAGAYKPQMKGFEYMLDKLGCGPEEILHVSSSFRYDLMTAYDLGIKNKVWVNRGHEPANPYYQYTEIKDIGGLPGVVGL is encoded by the coding sequence ATGGCACTGTTTAAACCGAAATTCATCACGTTTGACTGTTACGGCACGCTGATTCGCTTCGATATGGCCGGTGCGGCGGAACGCTGTTTCAGCAACCGCGTCGACCCTGAGGCCATGCACGCCTTCACCGCTGACTTTGCCAGCTACCGGCTGGATGAGGTGCTCGGCGCATGGAAACCTTATTACGACGTGGTCAGCAATGCGATCCAGCGCACCTGCAAAAAGTGGGGCGTTAAGTGGGATAAAGCCGACAGCGACTTCATTTACACCGATTGCGCCAGCTGGGGTCCGCACCTCGACGTGCCGGCCGGGCTGGCGAAAGTCGCAAAAGAGTTTCCGCTGGTGCTGCTGACCAACTCGATGAAAGACCTGATCCCGCACCATATACCGCGTCTGGGTGCGCCGATCCACATGACCATCACGGCGGAAGAGGCGGGTGCCTATAAACCGCAGATGAAGGGCTTCGAGTACATGCTGGATAAGCTTGGCTGCGGCCCGGAAGAGATCCTGCACGTCTCCTCCAGCTTCCGCTATGACCTGATGACCGCCTACGATCTCGGCATCAAAAACAAAGTCTGGGTCAATCGCGGTCATGAACCGGCGAACCCGTACTACCAGTACACCGAAATCAAAGATATCGGCGGCCTGCCTGGCGTCGTCGGACTCTGA
- a CDS encoding sugar ABC transporter ATP-binding protein, which produces MNAFALEAEGISKFFPGVKALDNVSLRVRPGTVHALMGENGAGKSTLMKCLIGMYRPDKGTIKIKGEPVQFQDTMDALRSGISMIHQELNLVPYMTVAENIWLGREPMKFGFVDHARLNLKTQELLNRLNIRLKAERMVGELSIASQQMVEIAKAVSWDSDIVIMDEPTSALTETEVAHLFTIIRDLREQGKAIIYISHKMDEIFNITDEVSIFRDGSWIASDQTAKYTRQSLITQMVGRELTQLFPKFNSAIGEEVLTVRNLTCKDRFTDVSFSVRRGEILGVAGLVGAGRSEVMESLFGMESFDSGEILIDGVPVTIDSPSTAIEKGMAFLTEDRKKSGLFLVLSVMENMSIVNMPEYIGKSGFVSHVKMAQDCMEQIRRLNIKTPTMDQIINNLSGGNQQKVLIARWLLAQPKILILDEPTRGIDVGAKAEIYRLISELANRGVAIIMVSSELPEILGMSDRVMVMHGGRITGILDKEEADQETILSLASE; this is translated from the coding sequence ATGAACGCGTTTGCGCTTGAAGCCGAAGGCATCAGCAAGTTCTTCCCCGGCGTCAAAGCCCTCGACAACGTGTCGTTGCGGGTGCGTCCGGGAACGGTACATGCCTTGATGGGCGAAAATGGCGCGGGCAAATCCACTTTAATGAAGTGCCTTATCGGGATGTATCGTCCCGATAAGGGCACCATCAAAATTAAAGGGGAGCCGGTGCAGTTTCAGGACACCATGGACGCGTTGCGTTCCGGCATTTCAATGATCCACCAGGAACTCAATCTGGTGCCTTACATGACCGTCGCCGAGAATATCTGGCTGGGCCGTGAGCCGATGAAGTTTGGCTTTGTCGACCACGCCCGACTTAATCTGAAGACGCAGGAACTGCTCAACCGCCTGAATATCCGCCTGAAAGCCGAGCGGATGGTGGGCGAGCTGAGCATTGCGTCGCAGCAGATGGTCGAGATTGCCAAAGCGGTCTCCTGGGATTCAGACATCGTCATTATGGATGAGCCGACCTCCGCGCTGACGGAAACCGAAGTGGCGCATCTGTTTACCATCATTCGCGATCTGCGGGAGCAGGGTAAAGCCATCATCTACATCAGCCACAAGATGGATGAGATTTTCAACATCACCGATGAAGTCAGTATTTTCCGCGACGGCAGCTGGATCGCCAGCGATCAGACGGCGAAATATACCCGTCAGTCGCTGATTACACAGATGGTAGGACGCGAGCTGACACAGCTGTTCCCGAAATTCAACAGTGCCATCGGGGAAGAAGTGCTGACGGTGCGTAATCTCACCTGCAAAGATCGTTTCACCGATGTTAGTTTCAGCGTGCGCCGGGGTGAAATCCTTGGTGTCGCCGGGCTGGTGGGGGCTGGTCGCAGCGAGGTGATGGAAAGCCTGTTCGGCATGGAGAGTTTCGACAGCGGTGAGATCCTGATTGATGGCGTACCGGTGACGATCGACTCACCCTCTACCGCGATTGAAAAGGGCATGGCGTTCCTGACCGAGGACCGTAAAAAGTCCGGTCTGTTTCTGGTGCTGTCGGTGATGGAGAACATGAGCATCGTCAACATGCCGGAGTACATCGGCAAAAGCGGTTTTGTCAGTCATGTGAAGATGGCGCAGGACTGCATGGAGCAAATCCGTCGGCTCAATATCAAAACGCCGACCATGGATCAGATCATCAATAACCTCAGCGGCGGTAATCAGCAGAAGGTTCTGATTGCCCGCTGGCTGCTGGCACAACCGAAGATTCTGATTCTGGACGAACCGACGCGCGGTATAGACGTCGGTGCTAAAGCGGAGATTTACCGCTTAATCAGTGAACTCGCCAACCGTGGCGTGGCTATCATCATGGTCTCCTCTGAACTGCCGGAAATCCTTGGCATGAGCGACCGGGTGATGGTGATGCACGGCGGGCGTATAACCGGCATCCTCGATAAAGAAGAAGCCGATCAGGAAACCATTCTGTCGTTGGCATCCGAGTGA
- a CDS encoding ABC transporter permease — protein sequence MKATATPAAPQQPSFFASLRHKLPKDTGIFVVMVGIALIFEMFGWYVRDQSFLLNTNRLILIVLQVAIIGIIAVGVTQVIITTGIDLSSGSVIALAAVVAASLAQTSDSLSPMYPSLVNMPAVIPIAAGIGVGLLAGAVNGVLITRTGIPPFIATLGMMVSARGLAQYYTQGNPISFLSDGFTSIGQGAMPVVIFLVVALLFHIALKHTRYGKYVYAIGGNMTSAKVSGINVNKYLIIVYTIAGALSGLAGVVLAARVSSGQSSMGMSYELDAIAAAVIGGSSLMGGVGRITGTLIGAVILGLIKSGFTFVGVDAYIQDIIKGVIIVAAVSIDMHRNRKKR from the coding sequence ATGAAAGCTACTGCTACCCCGGCAGCCCCGCAGCAACCCTCTTTTTTTGCCAGCCTGCGCCATAAACTGCCGAAAGATACCGGCATTTTTGTGGTGATGGTGGGGATTGCATTGATTTTTGAAATGTTCGGCTGGTACGTGCGTGACCAGTCTTTCCTGCTCAACACCAACCGTCTGATCCTCATTGTCCTGCAGGTGGCGATTATCGGGATTATCGCCGTTGGCGTGACCCAGGTCATTATCACCACCGGTATCGATCTCTCGTCCGGTTCCGTCATCGCCCTGGCGGCGGTGGTCGCCGCCAGTCTGGCGCAGACCTCTGACAGCCTGTCGCCGATGTATCCGTCGCTGGTTAATATGCCTGCGGTGATCCCTATTGCGGCCGGTATCGGTGTTGGTCTGCTGGCGGGTGCGGTCAATGGTGTACTGATTACCCGCACCGGCATTCCGCCCTTCATTGCCACGCTGGGCATGATGGTGTCGGCACGCGGTCTGGCGCAGTATTACACCCAGGGCAATCCGATCAGCTTCCTTTCCGATGGCTTTACCTCAATCGGTCAGGGTGCCATGCCGGTCGTGATTTTCCTGGTGGTGGCACTGCTGTTCCACATCGCCCTGAAACATACCCGCTACGGTAAATATGTTTACGCCATCGGCGGCAACATGACCTCGGCGAAAGTCTCCGGTATCAACGTTAATAAGTATCTGATCATCGTCTACACCATTGCCGGCGCGCTCTCTGGCCTGGCGGGTGTGGTACTGGCGGCGCGCGTCAGCAGCGGCCAGTCGAGCATGGGGATGTCCTACGAGCTGGATGCGATTGCCGCAGCCGTTATCGGCGGCAGCAGCCTGATGGGCGGTGTCGGCCGTATCACCGGCACATTAATCGGTGCCGTTATCCTTGGCCTGATTAAAAGCGGATTCACCTTCGTGGGTGTCGATGCCTATATTCAGGACATCATCAAAGGGGTGATCATCGTCGCTGCGGTCTCTATCGACATGCATCGTAACCGTAAAAAACGTTAA
- a CDS encoding NAD(P)/FAD-dependent oxidoreductase → MKLESFWQATAPAFAGAAREPLPAQADVVVIGGGFTGVSAALNLARSGISVVLLESGDVMSQASARNGGHCNTGVAQNFASLVASQGLEQASRFYRAFDDAVSYVQQLIQDEAIDCDFRLCGKLKLASKASHVAGLREAYELMRRTVDPEIELLDKTAVRDEIASDKFHGGLLQKRGGQMHMGKFGIGLAEAAARSGAKIYPHHAVTKLERLKGYQHRIHTANGTLLADKVLMATGCSNVGPFPWFQRRIVPVGSFIVVTEALDPALLRQVLPNNRTYVTSLNIGNYFRTTADSRLVFGGRARFAVSNPTSDSRSGEILRHAMTQMLPQLGQAALDYCWGGMVDMTADRLPHAGEQDGLFYSLGYSGHGTQMSVWMGRVMADLLAEKRTENPWQRDAWPALPGYHGKPWFLPLAGLYYKAKDRLS, encoded by the coding sequence ATGAAACTGGAATCGTTCTGGCAGGCCACGGCTCCGGCCTTTGCCGGTGCTGCCCGCGAACCGCTGCCCGCCCAGGCGGACGTGGTGGTGATTGGCGGCGGCTTCACCGGCGTCTCGGCAGCCCTTAACCTGGCGCGCAGCGGCATCAGCGTGGTGCTGCTGGAGAGTGGCGACGTCATGAGCCAGGCATCGGCGCGCAACGGCGGCCACTGCAATACCGGTGTGGCGCAGAACTTCGCCTCGCTGGTGGCGAGTCAGGGTCTGGAGCAGGCCAGCCGCTTTTACCGGGCATTTGACGACGCGGTGAGCTACGTCCAGCAACTGATTCAGGATGAAGCGATCGACTGCGACTTTCGGCTGTGCGGCAAACTTAAGCTCGCCAGCAAAGCCTCGCACGTCGCCGGGCTGCGGGAGGCGTATGAACTGATGCGCCGTACCGTGGACCCGGAGATCGAACTGCTCGACAAAACGGCGGTGCGCGACGAGATCGCCAGCGACAAATTCCACGGCGGCCTGCTGCAGAAGCGTGGCGGTCAGATGCACATGGGCAAATTTGGCATCGGGCTGGCTGAAGCCGCCGCGCGCAGCGGGGCGAAGATTTATCCGCATCATGCCGTGACGAAACTGGAACGTCTGAAGGGTTATCAGCACCGGATTCACACTGCAAACGGCACCCTTCTGGCGGATAAGGTGCTGATGGCGACGGGCTGCTCCAACGTCGGCCCTTTTCCCTGGTTTCAGCGCCGCATCGTGCCGGTCGGCAGCTTTATCGTGGTGACCGAAGCACTCGACCCGGCGCTGCTGCGCCAGGTGCTGCCCAACAATCGGACCTATGTGACGTCGCTGAATATCGGCAACTACTTCCGCACCACTGCCGACAGCCGGCTGGTGTTTGGCGGCCGGGCGCGGTTTGCGGTCAGCAACCCGACCTCTGATTCGCGCAGCGGCGAGATCCTGCGCCACGCGATGACGCAGATGCTTCCGCAACTCGGCCAGGCAGCGCTGGATTACTGCTGGGGCGGCATGGTCGATATGACCGCCGACCGTCTGCCGCACGCGGGTGAACAGGATGGCCTCTTCTATTCGCTGGGCTACAGCGGCCACGGCACGCAGATGTCGGTGTGGATGGGACGGGTAATGGCCGATCTGCTGGCCGAAAAGCGCACTGAAAATCCCTGGCAGCGCGACGCATGGCCCGCGCTGCCCGGTTATCACGGCAAGCCATGGTTTTTACCGCTCGCAGGACTCTATTACAAAGCAAAGGATCGCCTTTCTTAA
- a CDS encoding aldehyde dehydrogenase family protein translates to MLSFDPEKISLPSGHYIGGQHCQSQGPAFEVKRPSDGRVYATLQDATSQDVDRAVTVAHQALKTSGWSGCPPRERGRVLRRWADLIEQDALLAQLEALGSTRPISDVVLHEIPFTAEAIRFYAECADKYSGDLFPTRDSSLGMLIAEPYGVIAAITPWNFPLSMASWKCGPALAAGNAVVLKPSELTPFSTVRMAELAIQAGLPAGVLNIVQGSGAVTGSALVKHPLVRKVSFTGSTLTGARIMSDAAQHGMKPVTLELGGKSPQLVFNDAGDLEVLAQRILRGFTANGGQACVAGTRLIVQRNIADPLVERLAQLCREVKPGVTWQEGSRYAPLIDERQGNKVCSVIEAAKAQGAEVLVGGERFADTDNGWFWQPTLLSHVSQDNPAVQQEIFGPVLTVQTFDDEEQGLAMAAHDTYGLCAGVHTLSLPRALRAMRAIDAGTVWINRYGRSGDFIIPTGGFLGSGIGKDLGRQAFQACQRQKSVLIDF, encoded by the coding sequence ATGTTAAGTTTCGACCCTGAAAAAATTTCTCTTCCGTCTGGCCATTATATTGGCGGCCAGCACTGCCAGAGCCAGGGCCCAGCCTTTGAGGTTAAACGGCCCTCTGATGGCAGGGTCTATGCCACGCTGCAGGACGCCACGTCTCAGGATGTTGATCGTGCCGTCACCGTGGCGCATCAGGCGTTGAAAACCAGCGGCTGGTCTGGCTGTCCACCGCGTGAACGCGGTCGCGTGTTACGCCGCTGGGCCGATCTGATTGAGCAGGACGCGCTGCTGGCACAGCTGGAAGCGCTGGGCTCAACCCGGCCCATCAGCGACGTGGTGCTGCACGAAATTCCGTTTACCGCCGAAGCCATTCGCTTTTACGCCGAATGCGCCGACAAATACAGCGGCGATCTCTTTCCCACCCGCGACAGCAGCCTCGGCATGCTGATTGCCGAACCCTATGGCGTCATCGCCGCCATTACCCCGTGGAATTTCCCGCTGTCGATGGCGTCGTGGAAATGCGGACCCGCGCTGGCAGCAGGCAATGCGGTGGTGCTGAAACCCTCTGAACTCACCCCGTTTTCGACGGTGCGCATGGCCGAACTGGCGATTCAGGCGGGCCTGCCAGCGGGCGTGCTGAACATTGTGCAGGGCAGTGGCGCGGTGACCGGCAGTGCGCTGGTGAAACATCCACTGGTGCGCAAAGTCTCGTTTACCGGCTCGACCCTGACCGGCGCGCGCATCATGAGCGATGCCGCGCAGCACGGCATGAAACCGGTGACGCTGGAGCTGGGCGGCAAAAGCCCGCAGCTGGTATTTAATGATGCGGGTGACCTTGAGGTGCTGGCTCAGCGCATTCTGCGCGGCTTCACCGCCAACGGCGGTCAGGCCTGCGTGGCGGGCACCCGTCTTATTGTGCAGCGCAACATTGCCGATCCGCTGGTTGAGCGGCTGGCCCAGCTTTGCCGGGAAGTGAAACCGGGCGTTACCTGGCAGGAGGGCAGCCGCTACGCGCCGCTGATCGATGAACGCCAGGGCAACAAAGTCTGCTCGGTCATTGAAGCTGCAAAAGCGCAGGGCGCAGAGGTGCTGGTGGGCGGAGAACGCTTTGCCGACACCGACAACGGCTGGTTCTGGCAGCCGACGCTGCTGAGCCATGTATCGCAGGATAACCCGGCGGTTCAGCAGGAAATTTTTGGCCCGGTGCTGACGGTACAGACGTTTGATGATGAAGAGCAGGGGCTGGCGATGGCTGCACACGACACCTACGGCCTCTGCGCCGGTGTCCACACCCTGAGCCTGCCACGCGCGCTGCGGGCGATGCGGGCGATTGACGCAGGCACCGTCTGGATTAACCGCTATGGCCGCTCCGGCGACTTCATCATTCCCACCGGCGGCTTTCTCGGCTCCGGCATTGGTAAGGATTTAGGGCGTCAGGCGTTTCAGGCCTGCCAGCGCCAGAAGAGCGTACTCATCGATTTCTAA